Within Hydrogenophaga sp. PAMC20947, the genomic segment GCACTCCTGCAGGTGCAGACCACTCGGGAGTGAGCTGGTGCGCCAGGGGCTGGCCAGTGGGCATCACGCGCCGCTGTCCGGGCAAGCCGAGGGCTCAGCACTCTGGAAGGCGGGCATAGCCATGCAACGCTCGAACACGCCCATGGTCAACGGCAGGCCTTCCAGCGGCGTTTGAAACCGCTGGGCATTGAATATCTGCGGCACCAGGCAACAATCGGCCAGGGTGGGCGCATCGCAGTGGCAAAAGGCGCCGGTGCCGGGCTGGGCCAGCTGGCGCTCAAAGGCTTCGAGACCGGATCGGACCCAGTGGCGGTACCAGGTGTTCTTTGCATCCTCTTCGACCTGGAGCTCCTTCACCAGATAGTGCAATACGCGCAGGTTGTTCAACGGATGGATCTCACAGGCGATGGACTGCGCGAGCGCTCTGACGCGGGCTCGCCCCAATGCATCTGCGGGCAACAGCGCAGCACCCGGGAACTGTTCGTCCAGGTATTCGATGATGGCCATGGACTGGGACAGCCGGTTGCCGTCGTCCAGCTCCAGCAAGGGCACCAGCCCATCGGCCGACAGGTCGGCAAACGCCGCTTGTTTGTGTTCGCCTTTGGCGAGGTGCACCGAGATGTACTCATACGGCAGCTGCTTCAAGGCCAGCGCGATGCGCACCCGGAACGAGGCGGACGATCGGAAATAGTTGTAGAGCTTCATGGGGCGAGCATAAACCGGCGACTCGAAAGCGGGCAATGAGCCGCTGCTCAAAAAACAGGCACCGATCGCCAGCCCAGACGTGCCGTGGCTTTTCCGAGTTGTCCCAGCAGTTGTGCACAGGCTTGGGCACAATCCCCATGAACAACCCGTTCAACCCGCTGAAACGTGCTGATCAGCACGGCCCACCAACCTTTGCGCGGGTTCAAGCCGGGTGTTTGACCGAAGCCTGGTCCCTGAGCGCCTGGGCCAGTGCAGGCACCATGCTGACGGCATTGCTGGCATGGGGAATGCAATCGGTGCTCCAGATCTCACCCACGCCAGCGGTCTTCACCAGGGCCAGAGCACCCTCGGCAAACAGGGCGTGGGTCACGGCCACATCGACCGAAGCAGCGCCAGCGGCCAGCAGGGCTTGTGATGCCTGGGCCAAGGTGTGTCCCGAGCTCGCAACGTCGTCCATCAAAACCACGGTGCGGCCCAGCACCGACAGATCGGGGAGTTGAACCACCACATCCCGGTCACCCCGGCGGACTTTGCGGCACACCGCATGGTCCCACCCATGGCGTGCGGCGGCCTGCGCCACCCACTGCAGCGACTCCTCATCGGGGCCGATCAGCAGGGCCTGGGGACGGTGCTGATGCACCAGGTCGGCCAACACAGGAGCACCGCTCAGCACCACAGCATCGGGCACAGGGATCGCATCTTCCAGGGTGGCCACCCGGTGCAAATGGGGGTCGACGGTGATCACCGCGTCAAACAGATCGGCCAGAAACCGCCCCACGATGCGCTGGCTCACCACCTCACCGGGTTGAAAAGCCATGTCCTGGCGCATGTAGGCCAGATAGGGCGCCACCAAGGTCAGGTGCCGAGCCCCCAGCGTGCGCGCCGCCTGAGCGGTCAACAGCAGCTCCACCAGCTTTTCGTTGGGGTCGTAAAGCGAGCGCCAGATCACGACCCGGG encodes:
- the maiA gene encoding maleylacetoacetate isomerase, whose amino-acid sequence is MKLYNYFRSSASFRVRIALALKQLPYEYISVHLAKGEHKQAAFADLSADGLVPLLELDDGNRLSQSMAIIEYLDEQFPGAALLPADALGRARVRALAQSIACEIHPLNNLRVLHYLVKELQVEEDAKNTWYRHWVRSGLEAFERQLAQPGTGAFCHCDAPTLADCCLVPQIFNAQRFQTPLEGLPLTMGVFERCMAMPAFQSAEPSACPDSGA
- a CDS encoding ribose-phosphate diphosphokinase, with amino-acid sequence MPVPQSNPAGCLLYCAEDAELAERAAQAAALEPRAIERHRFPDGELRLRLPEQLPARVVIWRSLYDPNEKLVELLLTAQAARTLGARHLTLVAPYLAYMRQDMAFQPGEVVSQRIVGRFLADLFDAVITVDPHLHRVATLEDAIPVPDAVVLSGAPVLADLVHQHRPQALLIGPDEESLQWVAQAAARHGWDHAVCRKVRRGDRDVVVQLPDLSVLGRTVVLMDDVASSGHTLAQASQALLAAGAASVDVAVTHALFAEGALALVKTAGVGEIWSTDCIPHASNAVSMVPALAQALRDQASVKHPA